Below is a window of Streptomyces genisteinicus DNA.
TCATGGAGGGCAACGCGCAAGGGGCCGCGGCGAGCAGGACCACGCCCGAGGACTTCGCCCGCGCGGTCGCCCGCGCCCTGACCGACGGCCGGCCCCGCACCCGCTACTGGGTGGGCGCGGACGCGCGGCGGATGGGCCGGCTGGCCCGGCTGCTCCCCGACACCCTGCTCGACAGGCAGTTCGCCGGGATCACCGCGTCGGTGCGGGGGCCGGCGGAGCGGCACCCCCGCTAGGGCGCGTCGCGCCCTGCCCCGCCGCCGGGACACGACCGGCCCCGGCCCCCGCCGGGACACGACCGGCCCCGGCCCCCGGCGGGACACGACCGGCCCCGGCCCCCGGCGGGACACGACCGGCCCCGGCCCCCGCCGGGACACGACCGGCCCCGGCCCCCGGCGGGACACGACCGGCCCCGGCCTCCGGCGGGGGCACGCACGGACGCCCGCCCCGGCCGGGGCCGGGCGCGCACAGACGCCCGCCCCTTCACGCCCTGGGAGAGCACATGGTTGCGGAGCGAGAGTTCAAGGACGTCATGGCCGAGGTCTGCACCTCGGTGGCGGTGGTCACGGCGACGGCGGACGGGCGGCCCCACGGCGCCACGGTCGGGTCCCTCGCCTCGCTGTCGCTGCGCCCGCCCATGGTGACCATCGCGCTGGACCAGCACTCGAACCTGCTCGCGCGGATCCGGCGGAGCGGCAGGTTCGGCGTGAACCTGCTCGGCGCCGGACAGGCCGACGCGGCCCGCGCGTTCGCCTCCCCGGCGGCCGACCGGTTCGCCGGCGTCCCCTGGTACCCGGACGACGGGCTGCCCCGGCTGCGCCACGCGCCGGGCTGGCTCGTCTGCCGGACGCACCGGTTCGTCACCGGCGGCGACCACGTCCTGCTGCTCGGCCTGGTGACCCGCGTCGCCGGTTCGCGGACCGCCGCGCCACTGGTCCACGGCCGCCGGACGTTCGGCACACATTCCGCTTTCACGCACGGCACACACGCGTCCCTCACCGACCGCATAGCGGCGTTCGCCCGCTGAGACGGAGGCATCCATGTCCACCACCACCCCCGCGCCCGCCGGCACCCCGGTGCCGCCCGGCCCGCTCCGCGCCGCGCGCGAACTCGTCCCGCTCCTCGCGCGGGGCGCCGAACAGGGCGAGCGCGACCGCCGGCTCACCGAGGAGACGGTGAAGGCCCTCGCCGGCGCGGGCCTGTTCAAGCTCGCCGTGCCCAAGCG
It encodes the following:
- a CDS encoding flavin reductase family protein; this translates as MVAEREFKDVMAEVCTSVAVVTATADGRPHGATVGSLASLSLRPPMVTIALDQHSNLLARIRRSGRFGVNLLGAGQADAARAFASPAADRFAGVPWYPDDGLPRLRHAPGWLVCRTHRFVTGGDHVLLLGLVTRVAGSRTAAPLVHGRRTFGTHSAFTHGTHASLTDRIAAFAR